Proteins found in one Ptychodera flava strain L36383 chromosome 3, AS_Pfla_20210202, whole genome shotgun sequence genomic segment:
- the LOC139130041 gene encoding RNA-binding protein 43-like: MSVGKTIVVSNIPAAADLELQRDKLTVHFQRKRNGGGDVVDLTYPYDGCDHKALITFQDERVTQRVLEHRQLFDEKCELHVECHKSIASSKASDDIVPFSQVRAIVSDDILGLIKDDKKSVFDRMADESGATWSMVTKKGNDYYTINGDYQQFVDAQAFLLNCTR, encoded by the exons ATGTCTGTCGGAAAGACAATCGTTGTCAGCAACATACCGGCGGCTGCCGATCTTGAACTCCAGAGGGATAAACTTACGGTTCACTTCCAACGCAAGAGAAACGGCGGAGGTGACGTTGTAGACTTGACGTACCCGTATGATGGCTGTGACCACAAAGCGCTTATTACCTTTCAAGATGAGCGTG TGACACAACGCGTATTGGAACACAGGCAACTTTTTGATGAGAAGTGTGAACTCCATGTTGAATGCCACAAATCTATTGCATCGTCTAAAGCTTCTGATGACATAGTG CCGTTCAGTCAGGTCAGAGCTATTGTGTCTGATGACATACTGGGTCtaatcaaagatgacaagaaatCAGTGTTTGACCGCATGGCAGACGAGTCCGGGGCGACGTGGAGTATGGTGACGAAGAAAGGAAATGATTATTACACCATCAACGGAGACTACCAACAGTTTGTGGATGCCCAGGCGTTCTTATTGAACTGTACCAGATAA
- the LOC139130042 gene encoding mixed lineage kinase domain-like protein isoform X1, which yields MFLFYIREVKDITLTDEDVVVVDVDGGGGRGIIGVIGITVSIIVARHTGMFGVYKARLLSSHLVSLRNQNCSRNMLYRCFHRMTSCDSRHYVKVRGVVDDVETDTHWLVMEYEERGSLRNVISTHSGSCEWTTRVDLALGVCECLQLLHDCDQQTVLGKISSHKFLVGGDGQVKVYDFDFTDLPELASEYLKNKNCSYMPPGYLSAPPATYGVETECFGAGEICYEIATGKSPTEGESLPDDCPEEYQRVANGLKHQEPSKRMNIKDAVMVLRNLRRRLYAEGNSCSS from the exons atgtttcttttttatattCGTGAAGTAAAAGATATAACTCTTACAGATGAagacgttgttgttgttgatgttgatggtggtggtggtagagGAATTATCGGTGTCATAGGTATTACTGTATCTATCATTGTTGCTCGGCATACAGGTATGTTTGGGGTTTATAAAGCAAGGCTTTTAAGTAGCCATTTGGTTTCTTTAAGGAATCAGAACTGCAGTCGTAATATGCTATACAGATGCTTTCACCGAATGACTTCTTGTGACAGCAGGCACTATGTTAAGGTTAGAGGTGTAGTGGACGATGTGGAGACAG ATACACACTGGCTCGTGATGGAATACGAGGAAAGGGGTTCGTTGAGGAATGTAATAAGCACGCATTCTGGAAGCTGTGAGTGGACAACGAGAGTGGATCTCGCTTTGGGCGTATGTGAATGCTTACAACTATTACATGACTGTGACCAGCAAACTGTGTTAGGAAAGATCTCAAGTCACAAATTTCTTGTCGGAGGGGATGGGCAGGTCAAG GTGTACGATTTTGATTTCACCGACCTTCCTGAATTGGCCAGTGAATATCTGAAGAACAAAAACTGTTCATATATGCCCCCGGGTTATTTATCTGCACCACCGGCTACATACGGAGTAGAAACAGAATGTTTTGG GGCAGGAGAGATTTGCTATGAAATCGCTACAGGAAAATCCCCAACTGAAG GTGAATCCTTGCCAGATGACTGCCCGGAGGAGTATCAAAGGGTCGCAAACGGACTTAAACACCAGGAGCCTTCAAAAAGAATGAATATCAAGG ATGCCGTGATGGTATTGCGTAATCTGCGTAGGCGTCTCTATGCAGAGGGTAACAGTTGTTCCAGCTGA
- the LOC139130042 gene encoding mixed lineage kinase domain-like protein isoform X2, whose translation MLYRCFHRMTSCDSRHYVKVRGVVDDVETDTHWLVMEYEERGSLRNVISTHSGSCEWTTRVDLALGVCECLQLLHDCDQQTVLGKISSHKFLVGGDGQVKVYDFDFTDLPELASEYLKNKNCSYMPPGYLSAPPATYGVETECFGAGEICYEIATGKSPTEGESLPDDCPEEYQRVANGLKHQEPSKRMNIKDAVMVLRNLRRRLYAEGNSCSS comes from the exons ATGCTATACAGATGCTTTCACCGAATGACTTCTTGTGACAGCAGGCACTATGTTAAGGTTAGAGGTGTAGTGGACGATGTGGAGACAG ATACACACTGGCTCGTGATGGAATACGAGGAAAGGGGTTCGTTGAGGAATGTAATAAGCACGCATTCTGGAAGCTGTGAGTGGACAACGAGAGTGGATCTCGCTTTGGGCGTATGTGAATGCTTACAACTATTACATGACTGTGACCAGCAAACTGTGTTAGGAAAGATCTCAAGTCACAAATTTCTTGTCGGAGGGGATGGGCAGGTCAAG GTGTACGATTTTGATTTCACCGACCTTCCTGAATTGGCCAGTGAATATCTGAAGAACAAAAACTGTTCATATATGCCCCCGGGTTATTTATCTGCACCACCGGCTACATACGGAGTAGAAACAGAATGTTTTGG GGCAGGAGAGATTTGCTATGAAATCGCTACAGGAAAATCCCCAACTGAAG GTGAATCCTTGCCAGATGACTGCCCGGAGGAGTATCAAAGGGTCGCAAACGGACTTAAACACCAGGAGCCTTCAAAAAGAATGAATATCAAGG ATGCCGTGATGGTATTGCGTAATCTGCGTAGGCGTCTCTATGCAGAGGGTAACAGTTGTTCCAGCTGA
- the LOC139130042 gene encoding mixed lineage kinase domain-like protein isoform X3 has translation MWRQVYDFDFTDLPELASEYLKNKNCSYMPPGYLSAPPATYGVETECFGAGEICYEIATGKSPTEGESLPDDCPEEYQRVANGLKHQEPSKRMNIKDAVMVLRNLRRRLYAEGNSCSS, from the exons ATGTGGAGACAG GTGTACGATTTTGATTTCACCGACCTTCCTGAATTGGCCAGTGAATATCTGAAGAACAAAAACTGTTCATATATGCCCCCGGGTTATTTATCTGCACCACCGGCTACATACGGAGTAGAAACAGAATGTTTTGG GGCAGGAGAGATTTGCTATGAAATCGCTACAGGAAAATCCCCAACTGAAG GTGAATCCTTGCCAGATGACTGCCCGGAGGAGTATCAAAGGGTCGCAAACGGACTTAAACACCAGGAGCCTTCAAAAAGAATGAATATCAAGG ATGCCGTGATGGTATTGCGTAATCTGCGTAGGCGTCTCTATGCAGAGGGTAACAGTTGTTCCAGCTGA